A single genomic interval of Streptomyces sp. BA2 harbors:
- the pstS gene encoding phosphate ABC transporter substrate-binding protein PstS — protein MKLQRKNRLRALSLGAIAVSGALALTACGSDDTSGESGGTKSKANAANIKCDDAKGQLAASGSSAQKNAIDAWRKVYSTACKDVQLNYNPTGSGAGITAFMQGQTAFAGSDSALKPEEIAASKKVCKNSQAIDLPMVGGPIAVGYNVPGVDNLVLDAETLAKIFDDKIKTWDDKAIKKLNPDAKLPGTKIQAFHRSDESGTTDNFTKYLKGAAPSAWSYEPGKSWEAKGGQSANGSSGVTGQVKQTPGAISYFELSYASDGISTVDLKTDAKEPVKATVDNASKAISEAKVVGKGNDLALELNYKPTAEGAYPITLVTYEVLCEKGNKAETLAATKSFLTYIASEDGQNVLKENDYAPIPAEIISKVRTTVAGLS, from the coding sequence GTGAAGCTTCAGCGCAAGAACCGGCTCCGCGCCCTCTCCCTCGGCGCCATCGCCGTCTCCGGCGCCCTGGCCCTCACGGCGTGCGGCTCCGACGACACGAGCGGCGAGAGCGGTGGCACCAAGAGCAAGGCCAACGCCGCCAACATCAAGTGCGATGACGCCAAGGGCCAGCTCGCGGCCTCCGGTTCGTCCGCGCAGAAGAACGCGATCGACGCCTGGCGCAAGGTCTACTCGACCGCCTGCAAGGACGTTCAGCTGAACTACAACCCGACGGGTTCCGGCGCCGGCATCACCGCGTTCATGCAGGGCCAGACCGCCTTCGCGGGCTCCGACTCGGCGCTGAAGCCCGAGGAGATCGCGGCGTCGAAGAAGGTCTGCAAGAACAGCCAGGCCATCGACCTGCCGATGGTCGGCGGCCCGATCGCCGTCGGCTACAACGTGCCCGGTGTGGACAACCTCGTCCTGGACGCCGAGACCCTCGCCAAGATCTTCGACGACAAGATCAAGACGTGGGACGACAAGGCGATCAAGAAGCTGAACCCGGACGCCAAGCTCCCCGGCACCAAGATCCAGGCGTTCCACCGCTCGGACGAGTCCGGCACCACGGACAACTTCACCAAGTACCTCAAGGGCGCGGCCCCGTCCGCCTGGTCCTACGAGCCCGGCAAGTCCTGGGAGGCCAAGGGCGGCCAGTCCGCCAACGGCTCCTCCGGTGTCACGGGCCAGGTCAAGCAGACCCCCGGCGCCATCTCGTACTTCGAGCTCTCCTACGCCTCCGACGGCATCAGCACGGTCGACCTGAAGACCGACGCCAAGGAGCCGGTGAAGGCCACCGTCGACAACGCCTCCAAGGCCATCTCCGAGGCCAAGGTCGTCGGCAAGGGCAACGACCTCGCCCTCGAACTGAACTACAAGCCCACCGCCGAAGGCGCGTACCCGATCACCCTGGTGACGTACGAGGTCCTCTGCGAGAAGGGCAACAAGGCCGAGACCCTCGCCGCGACCAAGTCCTTCCTGACCTACATCGCCAGCGAGGACGGCCAGAACGTCCTCAAGGAGAACGACTACGCGCCGATCCCGGCCGAGATCATCTCCAAGGTCCGCACGACCGTCGCGGGCCTGAGCTAG
- a CDS encoding DUF47 family protein, whose protein sequence is MRFRLTPRETSFYDMFAASADNIVTGSKLLMELLGADASARAEIAERMRAAEHAGDDATHAIFHQLNSSFITPFDREDIYKLASSLDDIMDFMEEAVDLVVLYQVEELPKGVEQQIEVLSRAAELTAEAMPNLRTMDNLTEFWIEVNRLENQADQIHRKLLAQLFNGKYDAMEVLKLKQIVDVLEEAADAFEHVANTVETIAVKES, encoded by the coding sequence GTGCGCTTTCGTCTGACCCCCAGGGAGACGAGCTTCTACGACATGTTCGCCGCATCCGCGGACAACATTGTCACGGGCTCGAAGCTCCTGATGGAACTGCTCGGGGCTGACGCCTCCGCCCGAGCCGAGATCGCAGAGCGTATGCGGGCCGCGGAGCACGCTGGAGATGACGCTACTCACGCGATCTTCCACCAGCTGAACTCCTCCTTCATCACGCCTTTCGACCGCGAGGACATCTACAAGCTGGCCTCGTCCCTCGACGACATCATGGACTTCATGGAGGAGGCCGTCGACCTGGTCGTCCTTTACCAGGTCGAGGAACTCCCCAAGGGCGTCGAGCAGCAGATCGAGGTCCTGTCGCGAGCCGCCGAGCTCACGGCCGAGGCCATGCCGAATCTGCGGACGATGGACAACCTCACCGAGTTCTGGATCGAGGTCAACCGCCTGGAGAACCAGGCCGACCAGATTCACCGCAAGCTTCTCGCTCAGCTCTTCAACGGCAAGTACGACGCCATGGAGGTGCTGAAGCTCAAGCAGATCGTCGACGTGCTCGAAGAGGCGGCCGACGCGTTCGAGCACGTCGCGAACACGGTGGAGACCATCGCGGTCAAGGAGTCCTGA
- the pstA gene encoding phosphate ABC transporter permease PstA, translated as MSATITKPASLRGARLPRWTPVVVALGSAAVAIGIGAGAGLDSRIQWGLIAAILFLVGSYALAVAVEGGRQAKDRLATSLVWVMFLLAVVPLASLIYETVERGTKVFNGYFLTHSMGVVADDEPGGGIYHAIIGTLEQVLLASAIAVPIGLLTAIYLVEYGRGKLSKVVTFFVDVMTGIPSIVAGLFVLSFWILILGFDFSGWAGAMALAILMMPVIVRSTEEMLKLVPNELREASLALGIPKWRTILKVVLPTAIGGITTGVMLAVARIAGETAPVLLLVWVNPMINTNPFEGSQASLPLYIYQQYAAGNQAGYDRAWAAALALIGFIMILNLAARGVARWKAPKTGR; from the coding sequence ATGAGCGCCACCATCACCAAGCCCGCGAGCCTGCGGGGCGCCCGCCTCCCGCGCTGGACACCGGTCGTCGTCGCGCTCGGCTCCGCCGCCGTCGCCATCGGCATCGGCGCGGGCGCCGGCCTGGACAGCCGCATCCAGTGGGGCCTCATCGCGGCCATCCTCTTCCTCGTCGGCTCGTACGCCCTCGCGGTCGCCGTCGAAGGCGGACGCCAGGCCAAGGACCGCCTCGCCACCTCGCTGGTGTGGGTCATGTTCCTGCTTGCGGTCGTCCCGCTCGCCTCCCTGATCTACGAGACCGTGGAGCGCGGCACCAAGGTCTTCAACGGCTACTTCCTCACCCACTCCATGGGCGTGGTCGCGGACGACGAGCCCGGCGGCGGCATCTACCACGCGATCATCGGCACCCTGGAGCAGGTGCTCCTGGCCTCCGCCATCGCCGTGCCGATCGGCCTGCTCACCGCGATCTACCTCGTCGAGTACGGGCGCGGGAAGCTCTCCAAGGTCGTCACGTTCTTCGTGGACGTCATGACCGGCATCCCCTCGATCGTCGCGGGTCTGTTCGTCCTCAGCTTCTGGATCCTGATCCTGGGCTTCGACTTCTCCGGCTGGGCCGGCGCCATGGCGCTCGCCATCCTGATGATGCCGGTGATCGTGCGCTCCACCGAGGAGATGCTCAAGCTCGTCCCGAACGAGCTGCGGGAGGCGTCACTCGCCCTCGGCATCCCGAAGTGGCGGACCATCCTGAAGGTGGTCCTGCCCACCGCGATCGGCGGCATCACGACCGGCGTCATGCTCGCGGTCGCCCGTATCGCGGGCGAGACGGCACCGGTCCTGCTCCTGGTCTGGGTCAATCCCATGATCAACACGAACCCGTTCGAAGGCTCGCAGGCCTCGCTGCCGCTGTACATCTACCAGCAGTACGCGGCGGGCAACCAGGCCGGTTACGACCGCGCCTGGGCGGCTGCTCTCGCCCTGATCGGCTTCATCATGATCCTCAACCTGGCGGCCCGCGGCGTAGCGCGCTGGAAGGCCCCCAAGACGGGCCGCTGA
- a CDS encoding inorganic phosphate transporter, whose amino-acid sequence MDTFALVVTIGVALGFTYTNGFHDSANAIATSVSTRALTPRAALAMAAVMNLAGAFMGSGVAKTVSKGLIETPEGNKGMWILFAALVGAIVWNLITWYFGLPSSSSHALFGGMVGAALAGGIGVIWSGVLDKVVIPMFISPLVGLVAGYLVMCAIMWMFRKSNPHKAKRGFRIAQTVSAAGMALGHGLQDAQKTMGIVVMALVISDVQDADAPIPIWVKIACALMLSAGTYAGGWRIMRTLGRKIIELDPPQGFAAETTGAGIMFTTAFMFHAPISTTHVITSAIMGVGATKRVNAVRWGVAKNIILGWFITMPAAALVAAVSFWIVNLAFL is encoded by the coding sequence ATGGACACCTTTGCTTTGGTCGTGACCATTGGCGTCGCGCTCGGATTTACGTATACGAATGGCTTTCACGACTCCGCGAATGCCATCGCCACTTCCGTCTCCACCCGTGCGCTGACGCCCCGCGCGGCACTCGCTATGGCCGCCGTCATGAACCTCGCCGGTGCCTTCATGGGCAGCGGTGTCGCCAAGACGGTCAGTAAGGGCCTGATCGAGACGCCCGAAGGCAACAAGGGAATGTGGATCCTCTTTGCCGCCCTGGTGGGCGCCATCGTATGGAACCTCATCACCTGGTACTTCGGGCTTCCTTCGTCCTCGTCCCACGCGCTGTTCGGTGGAATGGTCGGAGCCGCGCTCGCCGGTGGTATCGGGGTGATCTGGTCCGGAGTGCTCGACAAGGTCGTCATTCCGATGTTCATCTCGCCCCTTGTCGGCCTCGTCGCCGGCTATCTGGTGATGTGCGCGATCATGTGGATGTTCCGGAAGTCCAACCCGCACAAGGCCAAGCGCGGATTCCGTATAGCGCAGACGGTCTCGGCGGCCGGAATGGCGCTCGGACACGGTCTCCAGGACGCGCAGAAGACCATGGGCATCGTGGTGATGGCCCTGGTCATCTCCGATGTGCAGGACGCCGACGCGCCCATTCCGATCTGGGTCAAGATCGCCTGTGCGCTGATGCTCTCCGCCGGTACGTACGCGGGCGGCTGGCGCATCATGCGTACGCTCGGCCGCAAGATCATCGAGCTGGACCCGCCGCAGGGATTCGCCGCCGAGACGACCGGCGCGGGCATCATGTTCACCACCGCGTTCATGTTCCACGCGCCGATCTCCACCACGCACGTGATCACTTCCGCGATCATGGGTGTGGGGGCCACTAAGCGGGTCAACGCGGTGCGGTGGGGCGTCGCGAAGAACATCATCCTGGGGTGGTTCATCACGATGCCTGCGGCTGCGCTCGTCGCTGCCGTCAGTTTCTGGATCGTGAATCTGGCGTTCTTGTAG
- a CDS encoding FAD-binding oxidoreductase codes for MERRTFISTAAAATAAFAAAGCTSSGEGAGTGGGTGGGTGGDASRSGTPIRTSSAAASAAANLTALAKDLDGTLVKPGEAKWAAARQLYNTRYDSLKPTAVAYVANPDDIRTTLAYARAHDVPVSIRNGGHSYGGWSSGTGRLIVDVSKLNKTRASGSTATVGAGAKLIDVYRALAAKGVTIPAGSCPTVGVSGLTLGGGHGVVSRAYGLTCDSLTSATLITADGKQLTASRSENKDLFWALRGAGNGNFGVVTELRFRTHAAPQGVSAYMTWPWSKAAAVIKAWQEWGPDQPDEIWSSAHLANTPGGTPTVSVACFSLGTYGELQNAVDRLADKIGAPARSVSLKRRSYEESMEVYAGCSSFSADAQCHLPGATPGRSPQGALNRETYAASSDFFDRSLSAAGIRTLLTQAENVTGASGGSIALTALGGAINRVDPTATAFVHRRSRMLAQYIASWRPGTSGKPAQAWLKSAHGSMRRYASGAAYQNYADPTLTNWREAYYGSAAARLKQLKKQYDPKRFFDFPQAL; via the coding sequence ATGGAACGGCGTACGTTCATCAGCACGGCGGCGGCGGCAACGGCGGCCTTCGCGGCGGCGGGCTGCACGAGCTCCGGCGAAGGCGCGGGGACAGGCGGCGGCACCGGCGGGGGCACGGGCGGGGATGCCTCGCGCTCCGGCACCCCCATCCGCACGTCGAGCGCCGCCGCGTCCGCCGCGGCGAACCTCACTGCCCTCGCCAAGGACCTGGACGGCACCCTGGTCAAGCCGGGCGAGGCGAAGTGGGCGGCGGCCCGGCAGCTCTACAACACGCGCTACGACAGCCTGAAGCCGACCGCGGTCGCGTACGTGGCGAACCCGGACGACATACGCACGACGCTGGCCTACGCCCGCGCGCACGACGTCCCGGTCTCCATACGCAACGGCGGCCATTCCTACGGGGGTTGGTCGTCCGGCACGGGCCGCCTCATCGTCGACGTATCGAAGCTGAACAAGACCCGCGCCAGTGGCTCGACGGCCACGGTCGGGGCGGGCGCGAAGCTGATCGACGTCTACCGCGCGCTTGCCGCGAAGGGCGTGACGATCCCGGCGGGCTCCTGCCCGACGGTCGGCGTCTCCGGCCTGACTCTCGGCGGCGGCCATGGAGTGGTGTCGCGGGCGTACGGCCTGACCTGCGACAGCCTGACGTCGGCGACGCTGATCACGGCGGACGGCAAGCAGCTGACGGCGAGCAGGAGCGAGAACAAGGACCTGTTCTGGGCGCTGCGGGGCGCGGGGAACGGGAACTTCGGCGTGGTGACGGAGCTCCGGTTCCGCACGCACGCGGCTCCGCAGGGCGTCTCGGCGTACATGACCTGGCCCTGGTCGAAGGCGGCCGCGGTCATCAAGGCGTGGCAGGAGTGGGGCCCCGACCAGCCGGACGAGATCTGGTCGTCGGCGCACCTGGCGAACACACCGGGCGGGACACCCACGGTGTCGGTCGCGTGCTTCTCCCTGGGCACGTACGGCGAACTCCAGAACGCGGTGGACCGCCTGGCGGACAAGATCGGCGCCCCGGCGCGCAGCGTCTCGCTGAAGCGGCGCTCGTACGAGGAGTCGATGGAGGTGTACGCGGGCTGCTCGTCCTTCTCGGCGGACGCCCAGTGCCACCTGCCGGGCGCGACGCCGGGCCGGAGTCCGCAGGGCGCCCTCAACCGCGAGACGTACGCGGCAAGTTCGGACTTCTTCGACCGCTCGCTGTCGGCGGCGGGAATCCGCACGCTCCTCACCCAGGCGGAGAACGTGACGGGCGCGAGCGGTGGCAGCATCGCGCTGACGGCACTGGGCGGCGCGATCAACCGGGTCGACCCGACGGCCACGGCCTTCGTGCACCGCCGCAGCCGGATGCTGGCGCAGTACATCGCGTCCTGGCGCCCCGGCACGTCCGGCAAGCCGGCCCAGGCCTGGCTGAAAAGCGCCCACGGTTCGATGAGGCGGTACGCGTCCGGAGCGGCGTACCAGAACTACGCGGACCCGACTCTGACGAACTGGCGCGAGGCGTACTACGGTTCGGCGGCGGCCCGCTTGAAGCAGCTGAAGAAGCAGTACGACCCCAAGCGCTTCTTCGACTTCCCCCAGGCACTGTGA
- a CDS encoding metal-sensitive transcriptional regulator, which translates to MTTTEPAGVAMNTEAPSEPGGHDQGVHGYHKQKDEHLKRLRRIEGQIRGLQRMVEEDVYCIDILTQVSAGTKALQSFALQLLEEHLRHCVADAAVKGGDEIDAKVEEATKAIARMMRT; encoded by the coding sequence ATGACGACCACCGAGCCGGCCGGTGTGGCCATGAACACCGAAGCGCCCTCCGAGCCCGGCGGCCACGACCAGGGTGTCCACGGCTACCACAAGCAGAAGGACGAGCACCTCAAGCGGCTGCGCCGCATCGAGGGCCAGATCCGCGGCCTGCAGCGCATGGTCGAGGAAGACGTCTACTGCATCGACATACTCACCCAGGTCTCGGCCGGCACGAAGGCCCTGCAGTCCTTCGCCCTCCAGCTCCTGGAGGAGCACCTGCGCCACTGCGTGGCGGATGCGGCGGTCAAGGGCGGCGACGAGATCGACGCGAAGGTCGAAGAGGCCACGAAGGCGATCGCCCGCATGATGCGGACGTAA
- a CDS encoding NUDIX hydrolase — translation MADTSVVLAAGCVLWRRSTSGAGVELALVYRPKWADWSHPKGKLNRGEGAQEAALREVLEETGMTCDLGPELPTAHYVDAQGRPKEVRYWAAEAIGGTFAPNAEVSRLVWLAPEAASERVTRARDAELIADFLAALRTSGGL, via the coding sequence ATGGCTGACACATCGGTGGTCCTTGCGGCGGGTTGTGTCCTGTGGCGCCGATCTACCTCAGGTGCGGGCGTCGAACTGGCCTTGGTCTATCGGCCCAAGTGGGCAGATTGGTCTCACCCGAAAGGCAAGCTCAATCGTGGCGAGGGCGCACAGGAAGCGGCCCTGCGTGAGGTGCTGGAAGAGACCGGTATGACGTGCGACCTGGGGCCGGAGCTCCCCACCGCTCACTATGTCGATGCGCAAGGGCGTCCCAAGGAGGTTCGCTACTGGGCGGCCGAAGCGATTGGCGGCACGTTCGCGCCGAACGCCGAGGTGTCACGGCTCGTCTGGTTGGCTCCGGAGGCGGCGAGCGAGCGCGTCACGCGTGCGAGAGATGCGGAACTGATCGCTGATTTCCTTGCTGCTCTCCGCACGTCTGGGGGGCTGTGA
- the pstC gene encoding phosphate ABC transporter permease subunit PstC, whose product MDIPSSTTAPPPLDDVRPSGITPKRPRRSATRPGDRIFLGLSRGSGITLLVIMAAIAAFLTYRATLALADNTGNFLTTFEWDPAGATTGGKPFFGIAVLVFGTVVSSVIALVIAVPVAIGIALFISHYAPRKLATPIAFVIDLLAAVPSIVYGLWGALVVAPNLTGFYSWLDDYFGWTGIFEYQGGAPRSLMTVGILLAIMILPIITNVSREVFLQVPKMHEEAALALGATRWETIRISVLPFARSGVISASMLGLGRALGETIAVATVLSPTFLISASVLDPGGGTFAQNIASKFNEATEYGRDALIASGLVLFVITLLVNGAARLIIARRKEYSGANA is encoded by the coding sequence ATGGATATACCAAGCAGTACGACAGCACCCCCACCCCTCGACGACGTACGGCCCTCGGGCATCACGCCCAAGCGCCCCCGCCGCAGCGCGACCCGCCCCGGTGACCGGATCTTCCTCGGTCTCTCGCGCGGATCCGGCATCACACTCCTTGTGATCATGGCCGCCATCGCGGCCTTCCTGACCTACCGTGCGACGCTCGCGCTCGCGGACAACACGGGCAACTTCCTCACCACCTTCGAGTGGGACCCGGCCGGTGCCACCACCGGCGGCAAGCCGTTCTTCGGCATCGCGGTCCTGGTCTTCGGCACCGTGGTGAGCTCGGTGATCGCCCTGGTGATCGCCGTCCCCGTGGCCATCGGCATCGCGCTGTTCATCTCGCACTACGCGCCGCGCAAGCTGGCAACCCCCATCGCCTTCGTGATCGACCTCCTGGCCGCCGTGCCGTCGATCGTCTACGGCCTCTGGGGCGCCCTCGTGGTCGCACCCAATCTGACCGGCTTCTACAGCTGGCTCGACGACTACTTCGGCTGGACCGGGATCTTCGAGTACCAGGGCGGCGCCCCGCGCTCCCTGATGACGGTGGGCATCCTGCTCGCCATCATGATCCTGCCGATCATCACGAACGTCAGCCGTGAGGTCTTCCTCCAGGTCCCGAAGATGCACGAGGAGGCCGCGCTCGCGCTCGGCGCCACGCGCTGGGAGACCATCCGCATATCGGTGCTCCCCTTCGCCCGCTCGGGCGTGATCTCCGCCTCGATGCTGGGCCTGGGCCGCGCGCTCGGCGAGACCATCGCCGTGGCCACCGTGCTCTCCCCGACCTTCCTCATCAGCGCGTCCGTGCTCGACCCCGGCGGCGGCACCTTCGCGCAGAACATCGCCAGCAAGTTCAACGAAGCCACCGAGTACGGCCGTGACGCGCTCATCGCATCCGGCCTGGTCCTCTTCGTCATCACGCTGCTGGTCAACGGCGCGGCCCGCCTGATCATCGCGCGCCGCAAGGAGTACTCGGGGGCCAACGCATGA
- a CDS encoding phosphatase PAP2 family protein yields the protein MAGLDTTGSNPDVSLLYDINGLAEDSPALLAKTIAFAGEYGLLLALVLLVVWCWWGQRKRGSLDDAASSVAAVVWAPLAAGIAVLVNVPIRGFVERRRPFKDHDGLEILVHGKTDFSFVSDHATLAMALGVGLFVANRKFGLVGIALALLEGFCRVFMGVHYPTDVVGGFALGTAVALLLSPLAMALLTPVAKAVGRTARGGWLVWAKPAPGAEGEAVAELAQPAASGPDERDLAA from the coding sequence ATGGCTGGACTCGACACAACAGGGTCGAACCCCGACGTCAGCCTGCTCTACGACATCAACGGCCTGGCTGAGGATTCGCCGGCCTTGCTGGCGAAGACGATCGCATTCGCCGGCGAGTACGGACTGCTGCTCGCGCTTGTTCTGCTGGTCGTCTGGTGCTGGTGGGGGCAGCGAAAGCGCGGTTCGCTCGATGACGCCGCTTCCTCTGTCGCCGCCGTTGTCTGGGCGCCCTTGGCGGCCGGGATCGCCGTCCTGGTGAATGTGCCGATCCGCGGATTTGTGGAGCGGCGTCGGCCTTTCAAGGACCACGACGGCCTTGAGATCCTTGTGCACGGAAAGACCGACTTCTCCTTCGTGAGCGATCACGCGACGCTCGCGATGGCTCTCGGCGTCGGCCTTTTCGTGGCCAACCGGAAGTTCGGTCTTGTCGGCATCGCTCTCGCCCTGCTCGAAGGCTTCTGCCGGGTCTTTATGGGCGTGCACTATCCGACGGACGTCGTGGGCGGATTCGCGCTCGGAACGGCCGTCGCGCTGCTGCTCTCGCCGCTGGCGATGGCCCTGCTCACGCCTGTGGCCAAGGCTGTCGGGCGGACGGCGCGGGGCGGGTGGCTGGTGTGGGCGAAGCCGGCTCCGGGGGCTGAGGGGGAGGCTGTGGCGGAGCTGGCCCAGCCGGCGGCCTCCGGCCCGGATGAGCGGGATCTCGCGGCGTAA
- the pstB gene encoding phosphate ABC transporter ATP-binding protein PstB has translation MAKRIDVSGLTAYYSAHKAIEDISMTVEPRSVTAFIGPSGCGKSTFLRTLNRMHEVTTGGRVEGKVLLDDEDLYGPGVDPVAVRRTIGMVFQRPNPFPTMSIFDNVAAGLRLNGSYKKNELNAIVEKSLKGANLWNEVKDRLNKPGSGLSGGQQQRLCIARAIAVEPQVLLMDEPCSALDPISTLAIEDLIGELKERFTIVIVTHNMQQAARVSDRTAFFNLAAVGQPGKLVEIDETERIFSNPSVQATEDYISGRFG, from the coding sequence ATGGCCAAGCGAATCGACGTATCGGGCCTGACCGCGTACTACAGCGCCCACAAGGCCATCGAGGACATCTCGATGACCGTGGAGCCCCGCTCCGTGACGGCCTTCATCGGCCCCTCCGGCTGCGGCAAGTCCACCTTCCTGCGCACCCTCAACCGCATGCACGAGGTCACCACCGGTGGCCGCGTCGAGGGCAAGGTCCTCCTGGACGACGAGGACCTCTACGGTCCCGGTGTCGACCCGGTCGCCGTGCGCCGCACCATCGGCATGGTGTTCCAGCGCCCCAACCCGTTCCCGACGATGTCGATCTTCGACAACGTGGCGGCGGGCCTGCGGCTCAACGGCTCGTACAAGAAGAACGAGCTGAACGCCATCGTCGAGAAGTCCCTCAAGGGCGCCAACCTCTGGAACGAGGTCAAGGACCGCCTGAACAAGCCCGGCTCCGGCCTCTCCGGCGGTCAGCAGCAGCGTCTGTGCATCGCGCGGGCCATCGCGGTCGAGCCGCAGGTCCTGCTCATGGACGAGCCCTGCTCGGCCCTTGACCCGATCTCGACGCTCGCGATCGAGGATCTGATCGGCGAGCTGAAGGAGCGCTTCACGATCGTCATCGTGACGCACAACATGCAGCAGGCGGCGCGCGTCTCGGACCGTACGGCCTTCTTCAACCTCGCGGCGGTCGGCCAGCCCGGCAAGCTCGTCGAGATCGACGAGACGGAGCGGATCTTCTCCAACCCGTCCGTGCAGGCGACCGAGGACTACATCTCGGGCCGCTTCGGCTAG
- a CDS encoding DUF397 domain-containing protein, translating to MIRANSLPELAWRKSSYSSDNGGACIEIADGMANVVPVRDSKVTDGPALLLTDQAWGTFVDWAKT from the coding sequence GTGATCCGCGCAAACAGCCTGCCGGAACTGGCATGGCGTAAGAGTTCGTACAGCAGCGATAACGGCGGTGCTTGCATCGAAATCGCCGACGGAATGGCGAACGTCGTACCTGTCCGCGACAGCAAGGTCACGGACGGTCCCGCCTTGCTTCTGACAGACCAAGCCTGGGGCACCTTCGTGGATTGGGCTAAGACCTGA
- a CDS encoding Scr1 family TA system antitoxin-like transcriptional regulator — MAVLEEQDETDSMLKFFGDELQRLRAEQGHSQQSLATACFCNRTLVNKIENAKRVPSKNFALHADAFFQSGGHFERLWPLVIKYAYPSWFRPYVELEKAAAIIRSFETMVIPGLLQTRAYAHAILAAGRSNDVDGLLDARMERQAILERDVPPELWVIMDENAVRRRVGDVTVMRDQLQHLLDLAECPSTVIQVVPLSAGAHAGIGGPFHSLAFAEGTPVVHVDGFLKGQLLADPSEVRAADRAYDLLLGAALDVRKSADLIANVMKEVGT, encoded by the coding sequence GTGGCCGTACTCGAAGAGCAAGACGAGACCGACAGCATGCTGAAGTTCTTCGGGGATGAGTTACAGCGTCTCCGGGCAGAACAGGGCCACTCTCAACAGTCCCTAGCCACAGCGTGTTTCTGCAACCGGACCCTGGTTAACAAGATTGAGAACGCCAAGCGGGTACCGTCCAAGAATTTCGCGCTACACGCAGATGCGTTCTTTCAGTCCGGGGGGCACTTCGAGCGGCTTTGGCCGCTGGTCATCAAGTACGCGTATCCGAGCTGGTTCCGGCCATACGTTGAGCTGGAGAAGGCAGCGGCCATCATCCGGTCGTTCGAGACGATGGTCATTCCTGGTCTTCTACAGACTCGGGCCTACGCTCACGCCATCCTCGCGGCTGGTCGCAGCAACGACGTAGACGGGCTTCTTGATGCACGCATGGAGCGGCAAGCCATCCTTGAGCGAGATGTGCCGCCTGAGCTGTGGGTGATCATGGACGAGAACGCTGTAAGGCGCCGGGTGGGCGATGTGACCGTGATGCGGGACCAGTTGCAGCATCTACTCGATCTCGCGGAGTGTCCATCCACAGTGATCCAGGTCGTTCCGCTGTCAGCTGGTGCTCACGCAGGTATCGGCGGCCCGTTCCACTCGCTAGCCTTCGCAGAGGGCACGCCGGTTGTGCACGTAGACGGCTTCCTGAAGGGCCAACTCCTCGCTGACCCATCAGAAGTTCGAGCAGCAGACCGGGCCTATGATCTGCTCCTAGGCGCTGCTCTCGACGTACGCAAGTCGGCAGACCTCATCGCCAATGTCATGAAGGAAGTAGGAACGTGA
- a CDS encoding SH3 domain-containing protein, which yields MAPHKAVDNGLADGRLTRGEHVRATVNGLRMRTGPSTNYGVLGQLYTGDRMKLIGKKQDSGGQSWYRVALSGASAGGLPSGYVGWVVGSYLY from the coding sequence GTGGCTCCGCATAAGGCGGTGGACAACGGGCTCGCGGACGGGCGCCTGACGCGCGGTGAGCACGTGCGGGCCACGGTCAACGGGCTGCGGATGCGCACAGGCCCGAGTACCAACTACGGGGTTTTGGGTCAGCTCTACACGGGCGACCGGATGAAGCTGATCGGCAAGAAGCAGGACAGTGGTGGACAGTCCTGGTACCGGGTGGCCTTGAGTGGCGCTTCGGCGGGTGGCCTGCCGAGTGGCTATGTCGGCTGGGTCGTGGGCTCGTACCTGTACTGA